A window of Cohnella herbarum contains these coding sequences:
- the fliD gene encoding flagellar filament capping protein FliD, translating into MLYSIGAANKTVPPVSRELYTPFHSSTYRQPANSWLNSYPNPYERFVKTAATGIVDFLASTQKVQTTANGLLNKSTSSLQAREALSSDNKAVSASARNEASIGSYKIKTQSIAQSQINSGTELNKGSQTAIQSGENRFKLTIGGKSTTISSHIAATDTNEQALTKLKNAINEAKTGITANVVNDSETGKSKLVLSSDKTGTDQAFDVTDESGNAAASSGIASVTSAATNAIYTVNGGAAQTSQSNAIELEKGKVSATLLKPTTSEEIEITVRPDGKKALEQVGALISGYNAMRDRLKEASGYMSPTVARSLGDAVSSASYERIGIRQNADGTLKLDEAAFTKSLNANFEQTSKTISGIGGLARSLDKATDRFNDVSASSLLNKQMHTMQQYATYQSTMQSYLPFPTTGLLVNGFM; encoded by the coding sequence TTGTTATATTCCATTGGCGCCGCTAACAAAACCGTACCTCCGGTTTCGCGGGAATTGTATACTCCGTTCCATTCGTCGACCTATAGGCAACCGGCGAATTCTTGGTTGAACTCCTATCCGAATCCGTACGAGCGATTCGTGAAGACCGCCGCGACCGGCATCGTTGACTTTCTTGCGTCAACCCAGAAGGTCCAGACGACGGCGAACGGCTTGTTGAACAAAAGCACTTCGTCCTTGCAAGCACGAGAGGCGTTATCTTCCGATAATAAGGCCGTATCCGCATCCGCGCGAAACGAAGCTTCAATAGGAAGCTATAAAATCAAAACACAATCGATCGCCCAATCGCAGATCAACAGCGGGACGGAATTAAATAAAGGAAGCCAGACCGCGATACAGAGCGGAGAAAATCGATTTAAGTTAACGATAGGCGGTAAATCGACTACGATCTCGAGCCATATCGCGGCGACGGATACGAACGAACAAGCGCTAACGAAGTTGAAGAACGCGATTAACGAAGCGAAAACGGGAATTACGGCAAACGTGGTTAACGACTCCGAGACGGGGAAGAGCAAGCTCGTGTTGAGCAGCGATAAGACGGGGACGGATCAGGCATTCGACGTGACGGACGAGTCGGGGAACGCCGCGGCTTCCTCCGGGATTGCTTCGGTAACTTCGGCAGCTACTAATGCGATCTATACCGTGAACGGCGGAGCGGCCCAGACTTCGCAATCCAACGCGATCGAACTAGAGAAGGGGAAGGTTTCCGCGACGTTGCTTAAGCCGACAACATCGGAAGAGATCGAGATCACGGTTCGCCCGGACGGGAAAAAGGCGCTAGAGCAAGTTGGAGCTTTGATCTCCGGATATAATGCGATGCGCGACCGATTAAAGGAAGCGAGCGGCTACATGAGTCCGACAGTCGCTAGAAGTCTGGGGGATGCGGTGAGCTCGGCTTCCTATGAGCGAATCGGCATTAGGCAAAACGCGGACGGCACGTTGAAGCTGGACGAAGCCGCGTTCACGAAAAGCTTAAACGCTAATTTCGAACAAACGAGCAAAACGATCAGCGGGATCGGCGGACTGGCAAGAAGCTTGGATAAAGCGACTGATCGCTTCAATGACGTTTCTGCAAGCAGTTTATTGAACAAGCAAATGCATACCATGCAACAATACGCGACTTACCAGTCAACTATGCAATCCTATTTACCCTTCCCGACGACCGGACTATTGGTTAACGGATTTATGTGA